One Lytechinus pictus isolate F3 Inbred chromosome 12, Lp3.0, whole genome shotgun sequence genomic region harbors:
- the LOC129273464 gene encoding poly(U)-binding-splicing factor PUF60-like isoform X2 has protein sequence MAETNGDSEPVPLMEENHVQEPSPKKIKLELESQPGEEQSSPPSAPQSFEFQFAEQTGPVLAGPGAKKESLLSMPGMPSMMGLPKLSSEQQEAVMRAKKYAMEQSIKSVLVKQTLAHQQQQMSNLQMQAQRQRAIALMCRVYVGSISFELKEDTIRQAFHPFGPIKSINMSWDPITMKHKGFAFVEYDLPEAAQLALEQMNGVMIGGRNIKVGRPSNMPQAQPVVDQIMEEAKNQPRIFITSIHSDLSADDIKSVFEAFGKIVTCSLPSDSIGGKHKGHGLIEYENMQSASDAISSMNLFDLGGQFLRVGRAITPSTMTAIPAVLTGTGLPPAAAVAAAAATAKIQALDAVTAPAAAAALSMVSGAPTSLINPTALTAAPGLLATPQVGILGMPHAVMASSAAGVITGVTPVRPQIATIPISTAAPGVLTTAPGMTAGLMAPTMVAAATAGITTELPKEEVVETKDAELPQTISEQENMTISGSNARHMVMQKLLRKSDSCVMVLRNMVGVEDLDDDLEGEVTEECGKFGTVNRVVIYQERQGEEEDAEVIVKIFVEFGDPAEAEQAADALNSRWFGGRMVRAEIYDQDKFDSSDLSG, from the exons GCGAAGAGCAGTCCTCGCCCCCGTCAGCACCGCAGAGCTTCGAGTTCCAGTTTGCCGAGCAGACGGGGCCGGTGCTCGCCGGCCCTGGAGCAAAGAAAGAGAGCCTGCTGTCGATGCCTGGGATGCCGTCCATGATGGGGCTACCGAAGCTGAGCTCAGAGCAGCAGGAGGCAGTGATGAGAGCTAAGAAGTACGCCATGGAGCAGAGCATCAAGAGTGTGCTGGTCAAACAGACATTAGCACACCAGCAACAG CAAATGTCCAACCTCCAGATGCAAGCCCAGAGGCAGCGTGCTATCGCCCTGATGTGCAGGGTGTACGTCGGCTCCATCAGCTTTGAACTGAAGGAAGACACCATCCGTCAAGCCTTCCATCCCTTCGGTCCCATCAAGAGCATCAACATGTCCTGGGACCCCATCACCATGAAGCACAAGGGATTTGCCTTTGTGGAGTATGACCTTCCTGAAGCAGCCCAGCTGGCCCTGGAGCAGATGAACGGTGTCATGATAGGTGGAAGGAATATCAAG GTTGGTCGACCAAGCAATATGCCCCAGGCACAGCCAGTAGTAGACCAAATTATGGAAGAAGCTAAGAATCAGCCTAGGATATTTATCACATCAATTCATTCAGATCTCTCAGCTGATGATATCAAAAG TGTATTTGAAGCCTTTGGTAAAATTGTAACCTGTAGTCTACCATCAGACTCTATTGGAGGAAAACACAA GGGTCATGGGTTGATTGAATACGAGAACATGCAGTCAGCTTCGGATGCCATTTCATCGATGAACCTCTTTGATCTCGGAGGCCAGTTTCTTAGAGTTGGAAGA GCGATTACCCCTTCAACAATGACTGCGATTCCTGCTGTTCTTACTGGCACTGGTCTTCCACCcgctgctgctgttgctgccGCCGCTGCTACAGCTAAGATACAG GCCCTTGATGCTGTGACAGCACCAGCTGCAGCTGCAGCTCTCAGCATGGTGAGTGGAGCCCCGACCAGCCTCATCAACCCTACCGCCTTGACCGCTGCTCCCGGACTTCTGGCAACGCCTCAGGTTGGCATTCTGGGTATGCCCCATGCCGTCATGGCAAGTTCAGCTGCTGGAGTTATCACAG GAGTGACACCCGTCAGACCCCAGATTGCTACGATCCCTATCTCCACAGCAGCTCCTGGTGTCCTAACGACGGCCCCCGGGATGACTGCTGGCTTGATGGCCCCTACCATGGTAGCCGCAGCAACGGCCGGTATCACAACGGAACTACCCAAGGAGGAAGTGGTGGAGACGAAAGATGCAGAGCTTCCGCAGACCATCAGCGAGCAGGAGAACATGACGATATCAGGCAGCAACGCAAGGCACATGGTCATGCAGAAACTACTCAGAAAATCAGAT TCATGTGTTATGGTGTTGCGCAACATGGTGGGCGTAGAGGACCTTGATGATGACCTGGAAGGAGAGGTGACGGAAGAATGCGGCAAGTTTGGAACGGTCAACAGAGTGGTCATCTACcaagagagacagggagaagAGGAAGATGCGGAGGTCATCGTCAAAATCTTTGTGGAATTTGGAGATCCAGCAG AAGCCGAGCAAGCAGCTGATGCTCTCAACAGTAGATGGTTTGGTGGCAGGATGGTCCGGGCAGAGATCTACGACCAAGACAAATTTGATTCAAGTGACTTATCGGGTTga
- the LOC129273464 gene encoding poly(U)-binding-splicing factor PUF60-like isoform X8 produces MAETNGDSEPVPLMEENHVQEPSPKKIKLELESQPGEEQSSPPSAPQSFEFQFAEQTGPVLAGPGAKKESLLSMPGMPSMMGLPKLSSEQQEAVMRAKKYAMEQSIKSVLVKQTLAHQQQQMSNLQMQAQRQRAIALMCRVYVGSISFELKEDTIRQAFHPFGPIKSINMSWDPITMKHKGFAFVEYDLPEAAQLALEQMNGVMIGGRNIKVGRPSNMPQAQPVVDQIMEEAKNQPRIFITSIHSDLSADDIKSVFEAFGKIVTCSLPSDSIGGKHKGHGLIEYENMQSASDAISSMNLFDLGGQFLRVGRALDAVTAPAAAAALSMVSGAPTSLINPTALTAAPGLLATPQVGILGMPHAVMASSAAGVITGVTPVRPQIATIPISTAAPGVLTTAPGMTAGLMAPTMVAAATAGITTELPKEEVVETKDAELPQTISEQENMTISGSNARHMVMQKLLRKSDSCVMVLRNMVGVEDLDDDLEGEVTEECGKFGTVNRVVIYQERQGEEEDAEVIVKIFVEFGDPAEAEQAADALNSRWFGGRMVRAEIYDQDKFDSSDLSG; encoded by the exons GCGAAGAGCAGTCCTCGCCCCCGTCAGCACCGCAGAGCTTCGAGTTCCAGTTTGCCGAGCAGACGGGGCCGGTGCTCGCCGGCCCTGGAGCAAAGAAAGAGAGCCTGCTGTCGATGCCTGGGATGCCGTCCATGATGGGGCTACCGAAGCTGAGCTCAGAGCAGCAGGAGGCAGTGATGAGAGCTAAGAAGTACGCCATGGAGCAGAGCATCAAGAGTGTGCTGGTCAAACAGACATTAGCACACCAGCAACAG CAAATGTCCAACCTCCAGATGCAAGCCCAGAGGCAGCGTGCTATCGCCCTGATGTGCAGGGTGTACGTCGGCTCCATCAGCTTTGAACTGAAGGAAGACACCATCCGTCAAGCCTTCCATCCCTTCGGTCCCATCAAGAGCATCAACATGTCCTGGGACCCCATCACCATGAAGCACAAGGGATTTGCCTTTGTGGAGTATGACCTTCCTGAAGCAGCCCAGCTGGCCCTGGAGCAGATGAACGGTGTCATGATAGGTGGAAGGAATATCAAG GTTGGTCGACCAAGCAATATGCCCCAGGCACAGCCAGTAGTAGACCAAATTATGGAAGAAGCTAAGAATCAGCCTAGGATATTTATCACATCAATTCATTCAGATCTCTCAGCTGATGATATCAAAAG TGTATTTGAAGCCTTTGGTAAAATTGTAACCTGTAGTCTACCATCAGACTCTATTGGAGGAAAACACAA GGGTCATGGGTTGATTGAATACGAGAACATGCAGTCAGCTTCGGATGCCATTTCATCGATGAACCTCTTTGATCTCGGAGGCCAGTTTCTTAGAGTTGGAAGA GCCCTTGATGCTGTGACAGCACCAGCTGCAGCTGCAGCTCTCAGCATGGTGAGTGGAGCCCCGACCAGCCTCATCAACCCTACCGCCTTGACCGCTGCTCCCGGACTTCTGGCAACGCCTCAGGTTGGCATTCTGGGTATGCCCCATGCCGTCATGGCAAGTTCAGCTGCTGGAGTTATCACAG GAGTGACACCCGTCAGACCCCAGATTGCTACGATCCCTATCTCCACAGCAGCTCCTGGTGTCCTAACGACGGCCCCCGGGATGACTGCTGGCTTGATGGCCCCTACCATGGTAGCCGCAGCAACGGCCGGTATCACAACGGAACTACCCAAGGAGGAAGTGGTGGAGACGAAAGATGCAGAGCTTCCGCAGACCATCAGCGAGCAGGAGAACATGACGATATCAGGCAGCAACGCAAGGCACATGGTCATGCAGAAACTACTCAGAAAATCAGAT TCATGTGTTATGGTGTTGCGCAACATGGTGGGCGTAGAGGACCTTGATGATGACCTGGAAGGAGAGGTGACGGAAGAATGCGGCAAGTTTGGAACGGTCAACAGAGTGGTCATCTACcaagagagacagggagaagAGGAAGATGCGGAGGTCATCGTCAAAATCTTTGTGGAATTTGGAGATCCAGCAG AAGCCGAGCAAGCAGCTGATGCTCTCAACAGTAGATGGTTTGGTGGCAGGATGGTCCGGGCAGAGATCTACGACCAAGACAAATTTGATTCAAGTGACTTATCGGGTTga
- the LOC129273464 gene encoding poly(U)-binding-splicing factor PUF60-like isoform X9, which yields MAETNGDSEPVPLMEENHVQEPSPKKIKLELESQPGEEQSSPPSAPQSFEFQFAEQTGPVLAGPGAKKESLLSMPGMPSMMGLPKLSSEQQEAVMRAKKYAMEQSIKSVLVKQTLAHQQQQMSNLQMQAQRQRAIALMCRVYVGSISFELKEDTIRQAFHPFGPIKSINMSWDPITMKHKGFAFVEYDLPEAAQLALEQMNGVMIGGRNIKVGRPSNMPQAQPVVDQIMEEAKNQPRIFITSIHSDLSADDIKSVFEAFGKIVTCSLPSDSIGGKHKGHGLIEYENMQSASDAISSMNLFDLGGQFLRVGRALDAVTAPAAAAALSMVSGAPTSLINPTALTAAPGLLATPQVGILGMPHAVMASSAAGVITAPGVLTTAPGMTAGLMAPTMVAAATAGITTELPKEEVVETKDAELPQTISEQENMTISGSNARHMVMQKLLRKSDSCVMVLRNMVGVEDLDDDLEGEVTEECGKFGTVNRVVIYQERQGEEEDAEVIVKIFVEFGDPAEAEQAADALNSRWFGGRMVRAEIYDQDKFDSSDLSG from the exons GCGAAGAGCAGTCCTCGCCCCCGTCAGCACCGCAGAGCTTCGAGTTCCAGTTTGCCGAGCAGACGGGGCCGGTGCTCGCCGGCCCTGGAGCAAAGAAAGAGAGCCTGCTGTCGATGCCTGGGATGCCGTCCATGATGGGGCTACCGAAGCTGAGCTCAGAGCAGCAGGAGGCAGTGATGAGAGCTAAGAAGTACGCCATGGAGCAGAGCATCAAGAGTGTGCTGGTCAAACAGACATTAGCACACCAGCAACAG CAAATGTCCAACCTCCAGATGCAAGCCCAGAGGCAGCGTGCTATCGCCCTGATGTGCAGGGTGTACGTCGGCTCCATCAGCTTTGAACTGAAGGAAGACACCATCCGTCAAGCCTTCCATCCCTTCGGTCCCATCAAGAGCATCAACATGTCCTGGGACCCCATCACCATGAAGCACAAGGGATTTGCCTTTGTGGAGTATGACCTTCCTGAAGCAGCCCAGCTGGCCCTGGAGCAGATGAACGGTGTCATGATAGGTGGAAGGAATATCAAG GTTGGTCGACCAAGCAATATGCCCCAGGCACAGCCAGTAGTAGACCAAATTATGGAAGAAGCTAAGAATCAGCCTAGGATATTTATCACATCAATTCATTCAGATCTCTCAGCTGATGATATCAAAAG TGTATTTGAAGCCTTTGGTAAAATTGTAACCTGTAGTCTACCATCAGACTCTATTGGAGGAAAACACAA GGGTCATGGGTTGATTGAATACGAGAACATGCAGTCAGCTTCGGATGCCATTTCATCGATGAACCTCTTTGATCTCGGAGGCCAGTTTCTTAGAGTTGGAAGA GCCCTTGATGCTGTGACAGCACCAGCTGCAGCTGCAGCTCTCAGCATGGTGAGTGGAGCCCCGACCAGCCTCATCAACCCTACCGCCTTGACCGCTGCTCCCGGACTTCTGGCAACGCCTCAGGTTGGCATTCTGGGTATGCCCCATGCCGTCATGGCAAGTTCAGCTGCTGGAGTTATCACAG CTCCTGGTGTCCTAACGACGGCCCCCGGGATGACTGCTGGCTTGATGGCCCCTACCATGGTAGCCGCAGCAACGGCCGGTATCACAACGGAACTACCCAAGGAGGAAGTGGTGGAGACGAAAGATGCAGAGCTTCCGCAGACCATCAGCGAGCAGGAGAACATGACGATATCAGGCAGCAACGCAAGGCACATGGTCATGCAGAAACTACTCAGAAAATCAGAT TCATGTGTTATGGTGTTGCGCAACATGGTGGGCGTAGAGGACCTTGATGATGACCTGGAAGGAGAGGTGACGGAAGAATGCGGCAAGTTTGGAACGGTCAACAGAGTGGTCATCTACcaagagagacagggagaagAGGAAGATGCGGAGGTCATCGTCAAAATCTTTGTGGAATTTGGAGATCCAGCAG AAGCCGAGCAAGCAGCTGATGCTCTCAACAGTAGATGGTTTGGTGGCAGGATGGTCCGGGCAGAGATCTACGACCAAGACAAATTTGATTCAAGTGACTTATCGGGTTga
- the LOC129273464 gene encoding poly(U)-binding-splicing factor PUF60-like isoform X11 has product MPGMPSMMGLPKLSSEQQEAVMRAKKYAMEQSIKSVLVKQTLAHQQQQMSNLQMQAQRQRAIALMCRVYVGSISFELKEDTIRQAFHPFGPIKSINMSWDPITMKHKGFAFVEYDLPEAAQLALEQMNGVMIGGRNIKVGRPSNMPQAQPVVDQIMEEAKNQPRIFITSIHSDLSADDIKSVFEAFGKIVTCSLPSDSIGGKHKGHGLIEYENMQSASDAISSMNLFDLGGQFLRVGRAITPSTMTAIPAVLTGTGLPPAAAVAAAAATAKIQALDAVTAPAAAAALSMVSGAPTSLINPTALTAAPGLLATPQVGILGMPHAVMASSAAGVITAPGVLTTAPGMTAGLMAPTMVAAATAGITTELPKEEVVETKDAELPQTISEQENMTISGSNARHMVMQKLLRKSDSCVMVLRNMVGVEDLDDDLEGEVTEECGKFGTVNRVVIYQERQGEEEDAEVIVKIFVEFGDPAEAEQAADALNSRWFGGRMVRAEIYDQDKFDSSDLSG; this is encoded by the exons ATGCCTGGGATGCCGTCCATGATGGGGCTACCGAAGCTGAGCTCAGAGCAGCAGGAGGCAGTGATGAGAGCTAAGAAGTACGCCATGGAGCAGAGCATCAAGAGTGTGCTGGTCAAACAGACATTAGCACACCAGCAACAG CAAATGTCCAACCTCCAGATGCAAGCCCAGAGGCAGCGTGCTATCGCCCTGATGTGCAGGGTGTACGTCGGCTCCATCAGCTTTGAACTGAAGGAAGACACCATCCGTCAAGCCTTCCATCCCTTCGGTCCCATCAAGAGCATCAACATGTCCTGGGACCCCATCACCATGAAGCACAAGGGATTTGCCTTTGTGGAGTATGACCTTCCTGAAGCAGCCCAGCTGGCCCTGGAGCAGATGAACGGTGTCATGATAGGTGGAAGGAATATCAAG GTTGGTCGACCAAGCAATATGCCCCAGGCACAGCCAGTAGTAGACCAAATTATGGAAGAAGCTAAGAATCAGCCTAGGATATTTATCACATCAATTCATTCAGATCTCTCAGCTGATGATATCAAAAG TGTATTTGAAGCCTTTGGTAAAATTGTAACCTGTAGTCTACCATCAGACTCTATTGGAGGAAAACACAA GGGTCATGGGTTGATTGAATACGAGAACATGCAGTCAGCTTCGGATGCCATTTCATCGATGAACCTCTTTGATCTCGGAGGCCAGTTTCTTAGAGTTGGAAGA GCGATTACCCCTTCAACAATGACTGCGATTCCTGCTGTTCTTACTGGCACTGGTCTTCCACCcgctgctgctgttgctgccGCCGCTGCTACAGCTAAGATACAG GCCCTTGATGCTGTGACAGCACCAGCTGCAGCTGCAGCTCTCAGCATGGTGAGTGGAGCCCCGACCAGCCTCATCAACCCTACCGCCTTGACCGCTGCTCCCGGACTTCTGGCAACGCCTCAGGTTGGCATTCTGGGTATGCCCCATGCCGTCATGGCAAGTTCAGCTGCTGGAGTTATCACAG CTCCTGGTGTCCTAACGACGGCCCCCGGGATGACTGCTGGCTTGATGGCCCCTACCATGGTAGCCGCAGCAACGGCCGGTATCACAACGGAACTACCCAAGGAGGAAGTGGTGGAGACGAAAGATGCAGAGCTTCCGCAGACCATCAGCGAGCAGGAGAACATGACGATATCAGGCAGCAACGCAAGGCACATGGTCATGCAGAAACTACTCAGAAAATCAGAT TCATGTGTTATGGTGTTGCGCAACATGGTGGGCGTAGAGGACCTTGATGATGACCTGGAAGGAGAGGTGACGGAAGAATGCGGCAAGTTTGGAACGGTCAACAGAGTGGTCATCTACcaagagagacagggagaagAGGAAGATGCGGAGGTCATCGTCAAAATCTTTGTGGAATTTGGAGATCCAGCAG AAGCCGAGCAAGCAGCTGATGCTCTCAACAGTAGATGGTTTGGTGGCAGGATGGTCCGGGCAGAGATCTACGACCAAGACAAATTTGATTCAAGTGACTTATCGGGTTga
- the LOC129273464 gene encoding poly(U)-binding-splicing factor PUF60-like isoform X10: protein MPGMPSMMGLPKLSSEQQEAVMRAKKYAMEQSIKSVLVKQTLAHQQQQMSNLQMQAQRQRAIALMCRVYVGSISFELKEDTIRQAFHPFGPIKSINMSWDPITMKHKGFAFVEYDLPEAAQLALEQMNGVMIGGRNIKVGRPSNMPQAQPVVDQIMEEAKNQPRIFITSIHSDLSADDIKSVFEAFGKIVTCSLPSDSIGGKHKGHGLIEYENMQSASDAISSMNLFDLGGQFLRVGRAITPSTMTAIPAVLTGTGLPPAAAVAAAAATAKIQALDAVTAPAAAAALSMVSGAPTSLINPTALTAAPGLLATPQVGILGMPHAVMASSAAGVITGVTPVRPQIATIPISTAAPGVLTTAPGMTAGLMAPTMVAAATAGITTELPKEEVVETKDAELPQTISEQENMTISGSNARHMVMQKLLRKSDSCVMVLRNMVGVEDLDDDLEGEVTEECGKFGTVNRVVIYQERQGEEEDAEVIVKIFVEFGDPAEAEQAADALNSRWFGGRMVRAEIYDQDKFDSSDLSG, encoded by the exons ATGCCTGGGATGCCGTCCATGATGGGGCTACCGAAGCTGAGCTCAGAGCAGCAGGAGGCAGTGATGAGAGCTAAGAAGTACGCCATGGAGCAGAGCATCAAGAGTGTGCTGGTCAAACAGACATTAGCACACCAGCAACAG CAAATGTCCAACCTCCAGATGCAAGCCCAGAGGCAGCGTGCTATCGCCCTGATGTGCAGGGTGTACGTCGGCTCCATCAGCTTTGAACTGAAGGAAGACACCATCCGTCAAGCCTTCCATCCCTTCGGTCCCATCAAGAGCATCAACATGTCCTGGGACCCCATCACCATGAAGCACAAGGGATTTGCCTTTGTGGAGTATGACCTTCCTGAAGCAGCCCAGCTGGCCCTGGAGCAGATGAACGGTGTCATGATAGGTGGAAGGAATATCAAG GTTGGTCGACCAAGCAATATGCCCCAGGCACAGCCAGTAGTAGACCAAATTATGGAAGAAGCTAAGAATCAGCCTAGGATATTTATCACATCAATTCATTCAGATCTCTCAGCTGATGATATCAAAAG TGTATTTGAAGCCTTTGGTAAAATTGTAACCTGTAGTCTACCATCAGACTCTATTGGAGGAAAACACAA GGGTCATGGGTTGATTGAATACGAGAACATGCAGTCAGCTTCGGATGCCATTTCATCGATGAACCTCTTTGATCTCGGAGGCCAGTTTCTTAGAGTTGGAAGA GCGATTACCCCTTCAACAATGACTGCGATTCCTGCTGTTCTTACTGGCACTGGTCTTCCACCcgctgctgctgttgctgccGCCGCTGCTACAGCTAAGATACAG GCCCTTGATGCTGTGACAGCACCAGCTGCAGCTGCAGCTCTCAGCATGGTGAGTGGAGCCCCGACCAGCCTCATCAACCCTACCGCCTTGACCGCTGCTCCCGGACTTCTGGCAACGCCTCAGGTTGGCATTCTGGGTATGCCCCATGCCGTCATGGCAAGTTCAGCTGCTGGAGTTATCACAG GAGTGACACCCGTCAGACCCCAGATTGCTACGATCCCTATCTCCACAGCAGCTCCTGGTGTCCTAACGACGGCCCCCGGGATGACTGCTGGCTTGATGGCCCCTACCATGGTAGCCGCAGCAACGGCCGGTATCACAACGGAACTACCCAAGGAGGAAGTGGTGGAGACGAAAGATGCAGAGCTTCCGCAGACCATCAGCGAGCAGGAGAACATGACGATATCAGGCAGCAACGCAAGGCACATGGTCATGCAGAAACTACTCAGAAAATCAGAT TCATGTGTTATGGTGTTGCGCAACATGGTGGGCGTAGAGGACCTTGATGATGACCTGGAAGGAGAGGTGACGGAAGAATGCGGCAAGTTTGGAACGGTCAACAGAGTGGTCATCTACcaagagagacagggagaagAGGAAGATGCGGAGGTCATCGTCAAAATCTTTGTGGAATTTGGAGATCCAGCAG AAGCCGAGCAAGCAGCTGATGCTCTCAACAGTAGATGGTTTGGTGGCAGGATGGTCCGGGCAGAGATCTACGACCAAGACAAATTTGATTCAAGTGACTTATCGGGTTga